TATCGTGTCAATCGAGTGTGTGTACAGAACTTCATAACACTCCTTGTTGTGTTGTGCTCAGCTGATTTTCTTCTTCTGGGGATTGTTCAGCTCATTAGAATGAACACGATGATGGCAATAATAAAACTGATATTCTTTAAGTGCAACTTGACCTCTTCTATGCCGATAGTTGCTTCTGAAAGGTAAAAAGAGAGAGACGAGCATAGAGCATTACTCCATAAGTGGCGCCTGAAAATAGCAATATTATAGCATCCAGAGTTTTGATCTTTAACATTAGACAGAAAGAACTAGCACCGCGCGGTAATCTATCATGCTGAGTGTTATGTTATACCCGAACTTTTCGGTACATTTGCCCTTGAGAAAGTACTCCTCTGCAGTTGTTTTCCTCACTGGACTTGACACTTACTTTGCAGCTGTGCATGTGTCTTCAGAAACTACTAAAAACCAGAGCCTTCCTACTTCGATCAGCACAAACCTTACTTAACTTGCTATTAATTTACTTCAGGGAATGGATAGATGAGGAGTCGCAGCAATGGACATTTGCATACGGTTTAGTTAGATGTCCAGTCTCTCTGGCGGTGTAACTGAAAGCAGTAGGCTTAAAATTATCAGATCTGTGCTTTAGATTTTCTGACCATGAGAACAATAGTGTATTCACTTTTAAATGTTTTTACAGTTTGCTTATGTCCTGTTTTCTAACACATCTCCACGTAACCGTTGTAATTTTACATGAAAGTATTATTTATTCCTCACTCCCGGCTAACTcgagggcgcggcgtgccgccgcgcctgtCCATGCTAGTAATGTGAATCTCCGAATGTAGTTACTAGCTCCCTTACTTTTTGGTGTTGAGAAACATGTTCGGATGCAATTTTCATTGAAAAATAAGCATAATGAATTAACTGGCCAGTGGAATTTTATGAAATGAGGCTCTCGGAAAGCAAGACTTAAGGAAGGTAGGCAATTTCATACCAAGAAGAGCATTTAAGAACAGCTCATAAGCAATTCCAAGTGGCAGAGATGACTCGAGGGACCTCGTCAGATAAGCATATCCTATGGTAAATGTGGTACCTGGTCCAGTCAACTTGGAAGTAGAAACTGACCACTAGTGGATGTCAATTAAAAAGTAACTCAGATATTTCTCTTTCTAACCACACAATTACGAGTACCTCTATTATGATTCACAAAAGGAGGCTGAAAATGGGCAGAATCGATATGAGTCCATAGACTTCTTTTAATAATTCTGATTTCGAAAAAGAAATGATAATTTCTACTTCTACCCTATCTATTAGTTCATACATACATCTTTCCAGTCTAACATAACTGGTGACGACACACAGAAGCATAAACGTGATCTGTCTAGCCTCATTGCAGCAGGCGTGCTCATTATATTTTTTAAACAAACGTGCTTGAAGTCCCATTGCATCTATACAGAGGTCAGTACATATCCGATTTAACGCGACATCAAATTCTACTTAGCACGCTAAATCTGAAGAAGTCATTTACACTAAACTGAACTTGGTTAAAGAGGGAGGGGAACACTAACGAAGTTAGTAGATTGACCCAGTTATTTTTTTGCGGAAAATGTGGAGAACACCTTAAGCATGACCCACTCTTCTATTTTCCTTTTGTAGTCCATAAGCATATGTCttattggttttgtgaagataggCTGTGAAACAAAAAATTAAAATGATTAGATGCAATGCAACACTACCAAGAAAATGCTGACTAGAAAGCTGTAGACATAGGTCCGAACTAAACTTCATCAAATCAAATTTCTTACTAAAACAGCCTTGAACTCAATGTCACTGTTGGACAATGGACATAATACCTGCAATTTTGAGGCACCCTCCAGGAGGATGGTGTCAGTCTTTTCAAGCTTGGAGGCAATGACAAATAGCTCCTCCAATCTTCCATCATGATCCTTAGATCATGAATCTTGCTCCGCAAACCGATGCAACAGTTAGCATGCATAGTGCAGACCTTGTTTAAATCTCTGCTTGGTTCACAAAATCCACCAAAGTATGCAGTACTTAGAAACTTGATTTCCAGCCCAATGTCTGCAACATAGGGATCATGCTTTATAGCATTGAATACATCCTGATCATGGTAGCCAGGATATCTCAATCGTGATGAGTACCAGAAACTGTAAAACTCTATGGTACGTTCATTCGATTTCACATAATTGAAGCCTCCATTAGCAATGTTTCTCAGGTCTGTTGCGTTCCCAACATAGTGATCGCAAGCAATCTGAAGGTCACCATTAGGATAGAAGTGAGGAAATGGATTGCGAAACCACATTATGTCTGCATCCTGAAATATATCAAATATGAAAGTTAGAGAGAAAAACTGACAGGCCACCTTCATTTAGCTTTCTAATGTACATATGCAAGCAAGTTACACAAAAATATCAGTACAACACTAAATTCCATCATGCTAACTGTTAATGTGTGCCAGAACTTACCGAGAATATGAAGCTGTAACCTTTTTCAAGAACCAGCCGCAAGAAATCTAGCCTTTTCCACATCATGTCCAGATACCCAGAAGTCAGAAACCTCTTCTCTCCAGAAAAATCCACACCCTCAGTTCCAAGAAAGTAGCAATAGTGGTGGATCTTGACACATTGTTTGTATGCATCAGAATCAAATGTTATAATGACTAGATGGTTCAAGAGTGAACTTGTTCTGACACCACAGCGAAAACTATCAATGAATAGGTCTATCACTGAGCCAGGAGAAGCCCATGCAGCATTAAGTGTAGTCAATATAACAGTATTGTCTCCCATTGAAGCCTTCCTCAAAACTCGATCAAGTTTGAGATCCTCACTGTCCTAGAAAGGATGACATATTAATTGAAGACCAATGAGAAACTTAAAGAATCTAACTGATTAAGCATAAATTCAAATGCAAAACCCAGAAGATTAAGGAACACATGATTGCTACATCTAATGATAAAAACCAGGGCCAGCCCCCAATAGCTAGGGGCCCCGCCCAGCTATGTTACGTATGTAGGTACAGCTAGGCCCTTCGCTTAGAACTTCTTTTTCACCCAATCAGAATTAGCGTAGTGTTATTGCTAGGACTAGGAGCTGAGGCCTTTGGGCCTGCGCCTATAAGCACGCATCACGGCATCAGCCAAGCTCTCTAACTATTGCTGTAAACATTCTGAATAATCAATACAGCTTAGCAGGTTGACTAAAAAAAAATCAGCCAAGCTGAGCCAACACTATCGCTAAATGAAAAAAAAAGGACCAAACAGAGTGACTCTCTCATCGCCTTGAATTCTTCTCTTGCCTCTTCGGTCTCCTTTCTTGTACCTCGATCAGTGCCGACTCATGGGGCGCCGCTCTCCCGACGAGATTTCTAGCTATTTTGGTAGAACTAATGGAGGAGATCCTTATTTGTTGATTTCCAGGAGTCCCTCCACGATTTGCAACGGTCGGTACAATTCCCTCCTAATAAACCCCTAGGTTAGTCTATTCTTTTTCATCCGATTCAATTCGTTCTCCTTTCTCACTCATCAATTCCCATAGACTTGAGAGAGACAAGAGGTTGAAGAAAGGGGAAAACACAAGTTAAATAGGGGATTGGCGGCAGCCGCGAGCAGCAGGGCAGGGGCAGGCGCGGCCGCGGTGGTCAACCGCAAAGGCACTTGGCCCCATTTTTGTGTATATAGGGCCCTTTTTTTCCTTGCATCAGGCCCCTGAAATGCCAGGGCTGGCCCTGCTAAAAACTAGACATGCAGTTACTTCTCTCAAGGTTTTCCCAGTCCTACTGTGTGATAGCCTCATGTTATTCGCTCATGTGGTAGGCATTTCAGGTGAACAATTAGCATCCCTTTGTACATTGTAATCAGCTAGCAGACATGGCAAGCAAACTTAAGTGATAATTTTTTTTTTACCGGGAACTTAAGTGAGAATGTGCAAGATGCACTACTAAAGCTGTTTCCCAACTTCCTGGAATGTCCAAACTAGAGTGGCAACGGAAATAATCAGAAGGAAAAGAACATCACTGTCCAAGAGAAAGCATTAATCAAGTTCTTTAGGAAAGTACCAAAACGCTATCTGCAAGTTcatggaattttttttttttttttttagagaaaCAGGGCAACGCCAAGTTCATGGAATCCCGAGGATAAACACCAATCCGTCTTTCACTGAAAGTGGCTCAGTTATTCACATTAAGAAAATACACTGCAGTGTACCAGCTAATCAGCTATCACGGCTCCAGTTAACGTAACCAAGGGGGTGCTACACACAGGTACATTCAGTGATACATTAAGAAAATAGTCttcaataaaataaaataaaactacaCCCATGAAGCTCCCAACTGGACATAATTGCTTCATGCCAAGGAAAATATCCAGAAACATGCATGATACAACCACGCACTGTAAGAACTCCAAGAATTCCACAGCAGATTGCGTTATGGCCTGAAACCTCTCAATTAGACTGCATCACTACACAGGATAGCAAAATCCACCCAACCAATACCTCGCATCAATTTAACAATCCCATAGTAAAATGGCAAAGCATATGTTGTACCGAAACTATGCGTCATTCGTTCATAATTTAACAGTGTGACTACAGTAGGAACCAATGAGCAACAGTAATCGAAGAGGGAGGAGGCGGACTGACCAGATCTTCGCCTTGGGCGCCCTCCTCCTCTTGTGTGGCGACCGAGGGCAGCGCGTCCCAACCCCAGGGGTGCTCCAGCGAGTGCCGCGAGAGGGCGGCACGGTGCAGCACGGCCAAGGGCAGCGCGACAAGGGTGGCGAGGAAAAACGCCGCACCGGCTCTCAGGAGCGCGTGTTTCGGTAGCCGGCAAGAGTGCGCGGCGGAGGATCTGCTCAGGGTGTGGCGTGGAGGCCTCGCCATAACGGCGGTCGGCGGAGACGGTGGCGGTAGCGGTTGCCGCAGTGAAGAGTGGTGGAGCAGTTGGGCGGCGGACAAGCCGGAATAAGGAAggcgttttttttttctttcaacgGAAAATCCAAGAGTAAAATACATGGTTAGTCACTGAACTTGAATCGCTTGCTCGATTTAGTCACTGTACTCCAAAATACGTAATTTACGGTCACCGAATACGCGCAAGGGTTCATCTACGGTCACTCGTCGTGGTAGAGCCTCGTATTAGCCCCGTACCATCTGCAGGGACTAGTTTTTAATAGAAAGAAAAGGATGAAACGCAAAGTCGAGGAAACAAAGAAGATATAAAAAAAAGGCTTGTGTGGCTGAGCACCACCGTCTCCGCCAGCCTCCCTCCTCTGCCATCACCGCCACCGGCCTCGGGCGGCTCCGCTCTCTGCCCCGCTGCCCCACGACCCCAGCCA
This region of Lolium perenne isolate Kyuss_39 chromosome 2, Kyuss_2.0, whole genome shotgun sequence genomic DNA includes:
- the LOC127336507 gene encoding uncharacterized protein At4g15970 isoform X1, with product MARPPRHTLSRSSAAHSCRLPKHALLRAGAAFFLATLVALPLAVLHRAALSRHSLEHPWGWDALPSVATQEEEGAQGEDLDSEDLKLDRVLRKASMGDNTVILTTLNAAWASPGSVIDLFIDSFRCGVRTSSLLNHLVIITFDSDAYKQCVKIHHYCYFLGTEGVDFSGEKRFLTSGYLDMMWKRLDFLRLVLEKGYSFIFSDADIMWFRNPFPHFYPNGDLQIACDHYVGNATDLRNIANGGFNYVKSNERTIEFYSFWYSSRLRYPGYHDQDVFNAIKHDPYVADIGLEIKFLSTAYFGGFCEPSRDLNKVCTMHANCCIGLRSKIHDLRIMMEDWRSYLSLPPSLKRLTPSSWRVPQNCRSNYRHRRGQVALKEYQFYYCHHRVHSNELNNPQKKKIS
- the LOC127336507 gene encoding uncharacterized protein At4g15970 isoform X2 translates to MARPPRHTLSRSSAAHSCRLPKHALLRAGAAFFLATLVALPLAVLHRAALSRHSLEHPWGWDALPSVATQEEEGAQGEDLDSEDLKLDRVLRKASMGDNTVILTTLNAAWASPGSVIDLFIDSFRCGVRTSSLLNHLVIITFDSDAYKQCVKIHHYCYFLGTEGVDFSGEKRFLTSGYLDMMWKRLDFLRLVLEKGYSFIFSDADIMWFRNPFPHFYPNGDLQIACDHYVGNATDLRNIANGGFNYVKSNERTIEFYSFWYSSRLRYPGYHDQDVFNAIKHDPYVADIGLEIKFLSTAYFGGFCEPSRDLNKVCTMHANCCIGLRSKIHDLRIMMEDWRSYLSLPPSLKRLTPSSWRVPQNCSLSSQNQ